In Clupea harengus chromosome 23, Ch_v2.0.2, whole genome shotgun sequence, the sequence AGGAAGCATTTATCTTTATCACACCAACAAACATtctacaaaaacatttttagttATTTGTGCTATTTTTCTATttgtactattgttgtgttatgtcgcaccaacaggagcagcgctccaaatttcgTTATATGTAAATACAATCAGTGgggtttctacattaggggcacttCGGGCACTGCCTAACCAGATCAagatggcgctgtggtgcagaaagctcaatacatctctgctttgtggcaaaatatatcttatttgatttaatatgcaaagtagtgattcaattgtaaatgtgtgtgtaaataaaatgGACTCACAGGCATTATAGtactgttttggagtaatttgattcgtgtgagtttctgtgtttgtacttgctttgtgaaatgctgcctgctttccgctgtccctccctttctggGGCAGTGCTACaaacataagactgttgctatggaaacaccaatgagcgtgagccacacaggccaaagtttacattgggagatggggcagttttagtgccccacgaaatctgcctactaacccgtgaccaagaaaaaataaatcatacagATCTACGCCGCTGCAttactgctcgttagctatcgctagttttctgctgttttggaaccagcctccgtgtttcaagttgcagcctgaaataatttctgtttataagacaacattttatgagagttttgttcatttagcagaatgatttgttgctgtcatttttttcagttgtgcctttcgcttcatgttgtatgcgtgtgccacaagcttgataaagcatgtaagttatttgaactatgtgtctatctaatctttttattttattgcaatctattttatttactttgttgctgtattataagcaacatctttgtgtcgtgctgagaactgaagcatgtgaaatgtaattgaaataggatttcttcTCCCTGCCGGCATTCAAAATGCAGCTGTCATGCGCATATAGGCAAATTGCttatataataatatcataATCAGCTAGCTCTATTTTTGTGAGGATGACATGAcatcatacaaaattgccccaccagaaattttgggctaaaatcgccactgaatacaatgacaataaaggcttttctattctatttctattctaaCATAAGAAGGATAatatattcattcattatttcaaaCAAAAGCAAGACATGAGAATTGGAGAAGAGATAGGTTAGGATTGAGTGAGATTTCATATATTCGACCGTCAGATCCTACATGTGGTCTGCCAAGTGGTCTGGTGCAGGGGAAAAAGATACAACTCTACCAATTTGTCTAGGGTCTCATGTCATCTTCTTATTGAGGACATAACATTAAGAAACCAATGAAGCACTTACAGCAGTGAGACCTACCAGGAAAcggacacaacacaacattgtAAGCATAAttcagagggaaagagtgaaaaagGAATAGTTAGAGAAAGCGGAGTAATAGAAGACTGAAATAAATACTGTGGAGGGGGGGTCAAAGGGCATGAGGATGATGAAGCTTTTATGCTTTGATACGTGTATACCTGCTCTAATCTGTTGCTGAAAATAGGTCTGTAATGAACGTCAATTAGGCCGACATTTTGCTcaaattagtctgattagcttcgCTACACACCGATTGGATTActgcacacacaggaaaatacaaacaaatgttGAAAACACCAACTGGATGATAGGTTTTCCATCAGTTGGGTCTTTGTCAaccatttaaattaaaataaaacatatgcacatgtataacatttaagcactttgagctccattgttttgtatggaaggtgctatacaaataaagtttattattattattattattattattattattataacatttGTCTTTTGACATCAAGAACTATCAAGTCAAAGCTATATAGGTCTTTGCCTATGGAATGAGTAACCATGGTTTAGGCCTCTTTACAattgtgtacatgtgatgtgaagATGGGCGTTACCTTCATACGTGATTGGCTTATGGAATGGTGTTTTGCAAATCATATACAGGCACAGAAAACAATGCTGCCATGATTCATGGGCAGAGTAGTTCTTAAGATATCAGAAAAGCGGTTACTCTCTGTGAATTATACCCTAATCGTACCTGAATGCCCAAGATTACAACCTGCACAACCAAATAGTACAACCAGGCGTTTATTTTATGTGCAGAAGACCCTCAATTAAAAATAATTACACGGACAGTCGGTTTccaaactacatttcccagagtGCACGGTACTCCTTTGGCGGTCCAATCCAAAGTGCAGAGTTCATAGAGAGAGGTGAAATTTGACAGTAAGTTAAAGTTTTTCAGAAGCTCCCAGTTTTGCGCTGTAATCCATAAGGTTGGTTTTCGACGAAGGTAAGATAACTTTTTAGGTTTTCAGCGATTAaattaaaatatgttttaatgtgacTTATCGGTAGGTTACACGTCGATACGCAGGAAACTCAGGCCGTTTTGCTTTCCAGGGGGgttttgtgatttctgtctCCGTGTGATGCAAGGATGGCAGAAGAGTCTCAGAGAACCGGAGAATTACCAGAGGACGTCATGACTGATGATTGCATGAATTCCTACACATACCTCTACAGTCCAGACCTTTTGAagtcagtaaacacacacacagcaaatgtaCATGCAAGCGGTTCCAGATCATATATGGACTAACTTGATTGTGTTTCTCTGCAGAGATCAGGTTGCCTTTATCACAGGTGGTGGCTCTGGCATTGGATTCCGCATAGCTGAAGTCTTCATGAGGTCAGTCTAACAATATTCACGCACTTGCTTTTGGTGAACACAAACTTTGACCTAAATTATTATCACGATTCCTTCTACCCTTCTGCTTAGCGAGCAATGTTATCTCTCAACATAGACACCCCCAAGGACCTTTACCCCTGTGGTTATCATGCATAATGATAAAGTTTTTAAACATATCATTTACAATTATTATGGTATTGCAATGCCAGATTTCATAAACATTTCCCTAAGATATACAACATTTTACCATTTACATTCGATTTATGATAACTGATTGGAATATACACACTTTCCTCTGCCTTTATCTTTCCTCTTATCCTTTACCACTTAATATAACACCTGACCTCTAACCTCAGGCATGGGTGCGATGTAGTGATCGCCAGCCGAAATCTGCAACGTCTAAGTGAGGTAACCAGAACTCTTATCCGTTGTTAGCTattttctcactgtgtgtgatCCATGAATGCCATGAGATTAACACTTCCGTGTGGTGGCATAACTCATTTCTTTATTATAAGTGATTGTTGGGTCggttattttgttttaaaatgtgttaaaagTTAAATTGAAAGAGAAGCTATCCGCATAAATAGGAACATTAATCATAATATCATAAAAAGAATAAAGCTGTTAGCCCTGTAATATGTAgcacatgtttttatttttgtgcacGCATATCTAGAGTGAATGTGCATTGCAGACAGACGTGATGTTCAGACATTATTGTACAGCAGAGCATATTTTTTAATTCAAAAGAGGACCTATATGAAAAGAAACTGaattgtgggtgtgtttatgtgtgcaggCTGCAGAGAAGCTAACTAAAGCAACTGGTCGGAGATGTCTCCCTTTGGCAATAGATGTCAGGCAACCAGAGACTATTAATACAGCTGTAGATCGAACATTGGAGGAGCTGGGTCGCTTAGACATACTCATTAACAGTAAGAAGCACACCCACACTGCTCTGACCTCTTCATTTTATCAGGCAGCtttgacacacatcacacacactcaaagactcatgtttggacacacacatcacacacaccttagcaaagactgataacattattttttttttaaaagtaaatTTCATCCGATGTAGATGTTCGTAACATTAATGTTTTTGTGGTTAGATGCTGCAGGTAACTTCCTATGTCCTGCCTCTTCTTTGTCATTCAACGCCTTCAAGACAGTACTGGAGATCGACACCATGGGCACTTTCAATGCCAGCAAAGTGGCCTATGAGAAGTGGTTCAAGGTAAAATAGTCTTATTTACCATTAATGGACTTATTGCTTTGAAGAATAGCTAAATATAAACTAGTTAAAGAATTAACTGAATTTTCTGGACAATGTTGAACTGTGACTGAGGTGAAGTAAAAATGGTGGAAGGCAAAAGTCTTTGCATTAGTTGTAGTCATGCATTCTTTCATAAGCATTTCCATTTAGATGAAGATCATAGATGGTTGTGAATAGAACTGATGGATTATCTTGTTTGACCAATTGCAGGATCATGGTGGTTCTATTGTGAACATTTCCGCCACTCTGGGATACAAGGGTCAGGCGCTCCAGGTGCATGCTGGGTCAGCAAAAGCAGCAAACGGTGAGTGTAGGACTCATGCCTCATGGGTATTAGTGGAATAAAGACCACGTGGGCGTTGGTCTTGCTGATGAAACAAGAAAGCTAGATTTACCCTGTTACCACCCTTACTATTGCCCAGGCTGACGGAGCCTGAAAGACATGACTGGGTTTTGAACTGCCATATGATTATTGTTTCTCATTCTTGTagccatttctttcttttcttcgtAAGCTTTTATTGACTCCACACAATGTATTATTTTAAACTAGTAACAAAGAATAAGTGAAACGGCCTTCACCAAAAGAAAATGATGTAGTTATGGAGATTTTTGGACACACAATAGCTGACTTAACAGAATTTTAATTACAGGttaacaccaaacaccaaattTCCAACCTCTGTCTCGCTTCTCCTGTCTCTGGTGTAGATGCCATGACCAAACACCTGGCTGTGGAGTGGGGGCCCAATGGAGTGCGAGTGAACACCGTAGCACCAGGACCTATTTCAGGCACCGAGGGCTACCGCCGACTGGGTGAGACTGGGGTTCTGCCTAAAGCATACACCtgcttacacttacacacaaggGCACCAGACATACACTGGAGTTATCTTTTAGTTTGatagaaacacaaaacaatgttGCCTCTTATCAGGATCCCCAATAACAATATCCCCAACATTCCTTTTATTTACTATACCGTCTCTTCCTTGTCTTCCTTCTCCGCTGGTCTTGTATCCCCCCTTTCTGTTAGGTGGTCCCCATGCTGAGGATGCAGGGGCATTTAACAGCATTCCCCTGCAGCGTGCGGGGAATAAGACAGAGATGGCCCACACCGtgctcttcctctccagcaGGGCAGCTTCCTACATCACAGGCAGCATACTGGTGGCTGATGGTGGAGCGTGGCTGACGTCGCCCAATGACGTGCACCGTCTGCTGGGTATACTCTCCTCTCGCTCTGCTAAACTCTGACACCCaacactcaggtgtgtgtgtgaagtgtgacagtgtgtgtgtgtgtgtgtgtgtgtgtgtgtgtgtgagatgttgtgCTCTTCAGATGTTGTTCCCTACCTGCATCCCAGAGTGTAACGCTGTTTGGTATGTGACTGTCTGTTTGTccgtatgtatatgtgtgagtgtctgtcttcCTTCTCCTTTGTCTGCCAGCCTTCTACTTGTTACCTATTGGCTAAAGAAAATAACACCAAAAGTAACCTTATAAAATAAGAAAATCAAATAGTATTTATTATCCTACTACTTTTTTGTATGAATTTGATCCCCAGTGTTTTATGAGTTTCCTCTGTGTAGATTTTGACCTCTGTCAGTATAACACAGGGTTGGTCATTTACCTTAAATTGGTATTAAAGGTAGAATTCACCATTCATAACAGAACCTCATTAGTGGAGGGGGAGGTAGAGGACAGaactggaatggaatggaatggaatggataGAACAGTATGAGATAGAGCAGAGAGGGAAGCACGGAGAAGACATGAAAGGACAGGTGAAAGGACAGGACAAGGCACAGAGGACTGACATTTAGGAGGACTTGACGGAGCAGaattgagagagtgagtagaGTTGTCTGAACTGTGTTCACTGACTCCACCACTAATTTCTATTTCAGGATTCTGGTCCTCTGAAATGAAGAGAGATAGGAAGTAATGTCTTCTATCATCCTCTAAGAAGACCGACCATGTGACAAGATAAAGGAGGGCTCTACATGTCAAACTCCTTTGGACTTGAACATAGCATTCCATCGTTTCAAACAGTAATCATGTGTTAATGTTTATTTGCACATACTGGGACTGACAAGCCAGATGTCCTTGGGCTGTACAATTCACTCTGTATTCTGGAGCTTTTTGTTCATCCTATGTTAGcttgtgttttctctttcacaAATTCAGTATTGAACATTTCTTTTTGAAACACgaaacaaatgtaatttcttatatatgtgtgttaatgcatcTGTAATTAGTTTGTAACcacattttacaacatttaATGAAAACCACTTGAGGGCGCAGTGGTATCATAAAGTAAAGCATAATTAATATGCTGCTGTTTACCTGTAATCAATAGCCTACACACGACATATCCTTCGCCCAGTATATTTTAATCAAAGGCAAACTGAGTAGGCTCAGAAATACCTTATCATTCAATacgtgttttttcccccctcgtcaataaatgaaaatgatgCGGGCTCTGCAAATGAAAGTAACTGGACTGAAGGCCTTGTTTGAGACGCTATGCTTTTGGCAGTCAGAGACGTAATTTTAAATCCCCCATGTTCCCATTATTAAGGCTATCCCGTTCCATGGTATTTTGTCCTTTTCCTGTACTATCCTCATAACAAAATAATTTCTCGACGCGTTTGGTTGATATCGGCAGACTGCGGCGTACTCGCTGCGCTTGCGTGCTCACTGTTGACGTCGCTGTGTATGCGGTATGAGGATGGCAGAGGTTGCATCGGCTGCTGATGCGAGCGCATACTGGCTGGTGTGACATTATCGCTTGGAATACAAATGGCACCATCCATAACGAATAATCTGGGGATCATAATTTCATCATATCAATCACCTCTAACCCCTGTGAGACAATAATGTGGTGATGATAAATGAACACTCATGGGGTTTTAGCTAACACAGCTAACCAGCACAGGTGGATGATTCGTGTAATTCTTCTTGGACTCCGGTTATcttgaaggaaaaaaacaaggcaATAACACAACGCTAACATCTTTCAACTGGATAGCCGTGAGGATTTACACAATATAACCTTTGGAAATAACGTGAACGCAAGGATTTTATATTCTCTGGTGGTGGAGGTAGACGTGACCAACGGATGGGCCAGCTAGCCCCCTCAGCTTGCCCCGTTTTCGAAGGAGGGATGCTTGTATCTTTTAGCCTGTTAGCCATATGTCGACGCTATTACAGCTACTAATCCAAGCCTTGTCTACCAGCAACACAATCTGTCACTCAACGAGCtagctaattattattatactgaCGGCCACTTAGCTAACCGCTGCAGTTTTATATTAACTGCAAACggtaattgatttttttttctaatcagACATTTTTCGAAGAAGCCACCTCCGGACCTAATAAACCCGTTAGCAAGGAAGGTGGGCTACTGGGTGTAGGCAGTAGTGTTAGCTCACTCAGCTAACAAACATTAGCCTATTGGATAATGTAAAATATTTAATATGTCTCAAACATGTTAGCAAATGAAGCATTTGGTTTTTGGTAGTGCTTGTCTGAAGCGAAAGTTGAACAGAAAGTGTCCCAAAGGAAGTGTGCAGTTCATTTCCATTCCTGCCCTCCGTTAGCCGGTGTCGTTATGGTAGCCtagatgtatgtgtttataataTCATGCACCTAGTGTCATAAGTAATTCACAGTGTTCGGTACGGTAACGTTATCTGTAGTTTATAACAGATAGTTTTCACGCTgcaaacaattacattttctgaAATAATTGTGAATTATCACATGGTTTACACTCTGTAGCTGCTGTCGGACAAGATGTTTTTCAGATGACATACAATTACACTTAATTCTTTGAAGTTAATTGTTCTTATTATAATCTTATGATCTGTGTTTTGGACACAAGCAATAGTAAACTTGTTTTCTCACACATGTATAAGCCTACAGACGGCCTCATGACCGATTTCAGACATAGCTTAGCCAcctgatgtttgtttgtgatgtcATCAATATAACTCTGTGGAATAGAACATAGCCCTGTATCTATTCGATAACTTGACAGTAACCGAAAAAATATCTTGCCGCAGTTGCTTATTTTGTAATCCACCTTAATGATGTCGGGATTTGGTTGTGGATAAGCGCGCCTTTGAAGGGGCTTTAGTTAACTAGATTAATTCTCAGCCTGTAAACATAGACGTGGGAGTCAATCGCCTTATCGTGAGTTTCGCCGCACTTTTGCATGGTGGATGTCTGTGTTGCCATTGCTCTTCCATAGTTGTCCTTGGGCACTCTTGTCTTGTGTAGTGAAAAGAGAGGTTCACTTATGGATCTCAGCGAGAAACGGCTTATTGCAGGCTGCGTTTTTTAGCACTCCTTGTGGTGGACAAACATGGAACAGGTTTTGATGTCCAGTCCTGGAAGCCACACTGACTGGGATGGAGATCAGAATAGCCTGGGGTTTATGCTTCTGGATTCAACTGATTCTGTAACGCCATGCAGAAATGAGGAGACAGATGAACGGCAACTGCATTTTGAGGAGGGAGATGGGAATGTCTTGTCTCTCAGCCTGGGTGAGATATTCCCAGAAAATGCCTTAAATTTAGATGACCTGTTTCGGACTCCCCAGTATTCTGGTGTAGAGCAGATGTTCCCATGGGAGCAAGATGCAGAGCACTCTGCCTCACATTGGGAAAGCCATCTCTCTTGTTCCCAGGATTTCCCACCAAGTGAGCAAGACCAGGTCGTAGAGGAGAGTGCCAGCCCCTGTTCCAATGCCAGTTCAGATATTACAAGTAGTACAAGTAGTAACCAACAATGGGGCAGGGAGACCACAGACATCCCAGAGAGCACACCTGTGTTCACAGACTCACTCATCGTCAGTGACTCCACAGGTGATGTGCAGCATGAGCCAGGTGTGGACACCCATACACAGGAACTTTTGTCTTCGcagactcttacacacacttcagctcagGATCCACAACACATCTTCACACCCGAGGAGTGTACAATGTCATACAGGACTCCCCAGCTtgatctcacactcacaggtgtgtgtttggagcccACAGCTCTTCCAAGTGAAACAAGCAACCCTCTTGTGTGCGAGGAGATGAATCAACAATATGTGTGCACAGAGCAGCATACCCCTCATCTCTTACTTGAGGAGGATGCTTTCCAGCAGACAGAACAGGAAATATCAGAAATCTACAGCAGTTGCCTCTCGCCGGCAAACACACTTTTAACAAAAACATCtgaccacacagcacagactaTAGCATCCAAAAACATGACGGAGTCAGAAATATGTCAACACACCCAAAAAAGCCCAGATGGCGACATCATGCCTATTGAAGGTGGAGCTGAACTCCTGATACAGACTGAGGCAGACATATGTcatcacacagagggagaaggaacaCATGCTCCTCCACTAGCCTTGCCCGAAGAAGAAGTTCTGACTGACCAGgcttcacacagtcacactttgAGTGTATTGACATCTGATAGAGATCTTGGGTGTGAACCTGCCCCTCAGCAGTTATTTGAAGGAGATCATTTATCTGTATTGGCTACAGAGGTAGATGCACCTGAACTCTTACTTGAGGTCACAACTCAACAAGTCCTCTCTGAACAGACACCTGAAAAGGATGCATCACTGGATATCAAAGCTGTGGAAGAAATACCTGCAACTGCAGCAGAAGGCATCATCTTGATCGAAGGAGACTTGCCGTCTGGAAATGAATCTGAAGCAGTTTCTGAACACTCAACTGAGACTGAAATACATGAACAAGCTGgtcaacaacacacagaaaaaaataatctaGGCGATGTGCTGTATATGGAGACACCAGAGAAAACACATCTGAAAATACAGCAGATGAACACATAGAGCAAAGGGATGCTCTGTCTGAAGCCACTTGCAAGTCAGAGTCGTATCAACACCTACCTGAAGGAATaataactgaacacacacatgaagaagaCATTTTACCTGGATGGATCTTTGAGGAAAATCTGTCTGAGACAGAAACGTATAAACCCAGGACTGAAAGAGTCAACGTGTCTGAGGTTTTGCCTGAAGCTGAACCATatcgacacacacatgaagaagaTATCTTACCTGGATGGATCTTTGAGGAAAATCTGTCTGAGACAGAAACGTATAAACCCAGGACTGAAAGAGTCAACGTGTCTGAGGTTTTGCCTGAAGCTGAACCATatcgacacacacatgaagaagaTATCTTACCTGGATGGATCTTTGAGGAAAATCTGTCTGAGACAGAAACGTATAAACCCAGGGCTGAAACAGTTAATGTGTCTGAGGTTTTGCTTGAAGCTGAACCATATCGACACACACTTGAAGGAGACGTATCTTCTGAACATGTCCCTGGGGCAGAACCATCTGAACACTCAGTTAGACATGCCACTGATGGTGATACTTCAACCGCCAAGAACCTTCAGCACATGCTTCTAGCTGCTGGTTCTCCTGAACAAACGCAAGTGATTGATGTCTTTCCTGAGGATGTCATTGATGCAGGTAGCTCACCTGATTCTTTCACTATTGCTGAGATAAATACCTCAGATAAGAGAGACACACTTGACTCTGAACATTCGGATACCATACCAATAATTACCCAtggaaatacaaacacacatatattcaacaCTGAAAATATAAAAGATAACATAGTTGTTTCTGTAAACTCTGAAAACATAGAGGACATAACCACACTCCAACGTCAACATTTAGATACCTTGGACTCCCCGGAACCTGAAAATTCAAGCATACCACCAGAATTCAATGCACAAAAGCTGGACAATACCCACAAGTTAAACCTTGAAAACTCACAGCAATATTGCACTGAAAACATTGACAGGACAGACCTACTCACATCtgaatgcatcacacacaccatgaatacTGAAGTGGCAGATGACTCACAGACATTCAAAACTAACCACCCAGATTTCTTACACACTCCTGACACTGAAAACACAGCTGAGCTGGACACCACTTGCCCTGACCAACAGATTGTTGATGGTAGTGACTTTTGTGTTGAACCAATAAGTGACGGTGTCAGCACACAGCCTCAGGAAAAACCTTCCATGCATGGCGACCCTTCAGAGTTAAGCAGTGAAAACACTCCTGCCCTGGACAGCTGTTCTCTAGACACTCGGTCAGGTTCTGTTAGTGTATGTGCTGAAGACCAGGATGTCTTAACCACACCAGTtagcctccccctcctcctcacctgtGCAGGTGACCAGCTGAGTGACATGGGAGGAGCCCCAGGTCAGACCtgctcagccaatcacacaccgGCTCAGTTGGAAGTGAaccagggggagggagaggcactcacactcacccaggcGAGTATTGAGAAGGTAACTCAAGCCCAGCGCGATGGCAGCTCACCGACGGAGGGAACCACGCGACAGTTGATGGAGGAAAACAACGTGGCGGTTTTACCCGAATATGAGAGCCTGGATCTCGATCCACAGGGCACCATGGAAGTTCAGAGCGCGGGGCCCATCTCTGTAGCCATGGTGTCCACAGAGCCCTTGAGAGCAGTGTTCCAGGCGCTGGATCAGGATGGGGATGGATTTGTACGCATGGAGGA encodes:
- the decr2 gene encoding peroxisomal 2,4-dienoyl-CoA reductase [(3E)-enoyl-CoA-producing] isoform X1; amino-acid sequence: MAEESQRTGELPEDVMTDDCMNSYTYLYSPDLLKDQVAFITGGGSGIGFRIAEVFMRHGCDVVIASRNLQRLSEAAEKLTKATGRRCLPLAIDVRQPETINTAVDRTLEELGRLDILINNAAGNFLCPASSLSFNAFKTVLEIDTMGTFNASKVAYEKWFKDHGGSIVNISATLGYKGQALQVHAGSAKAANDAMTKHLAVEWGPNGVRVNTVAPGPISGTEGYRRLGGPHAEDAGAFNSIPLQRAGNKTEMAHTVLFLSSRAASYITGSILVADGGAWLTSPNDVHRLLGFWSSEMKRDRK
- the decr2 gene encoding peroxisomal 2,4-dienoyl-CoA reductase [(3E)-enoyl-CoA-producing] isoform X2 produces the protein MAEESQRTGELPEDVMTDDCMNSYTYLYSPDLLKDQVAFITGGGSGIGFRIAEVFMRHGCDVVIASRNLQRLSEAAEKLTKATGRRCLPLAIDVRQPETINTAVDRTLEELGRLDILINNAAGNFLCPASSLSFNAFKTVLEIDTMGTFNASKVAYEKWFKDHGGSIVNISATLGYKGQALQVHAGSAKAANDAMTKHLAVEWGPNGVRVNTVAPGPISGTEGYRRLGGPHAEDAGAFNSIPLQRAGNKTEMAHTVLFLSSRAASYITGSILVADGGAWLTSPNDVHRLLGILSSRSAKL